CAGAGCAGCAAGGTCAGCAACTAACAGAAATGTTAAAGTCGGTTCCTGCTCCTCATCCCAATCTGGGTGGAAGTCTGGATATTTCGGTCTAGAAGATATTTGAGTTTTCGTTCTCGCGTTAAATATGCAGCAAGCAGAACCCAAACGGCTTCAATTCCAAGGAATTGAAGCCGTTTGGGTTGTTTATTTTCGTTTTAGATGATTTCCTACAAGCTTGGCGATCTGCCTTTCAACGGAAGTGTCTCTTTCAGCGTCCATAACTCATCGTAACTGGAAATCTGAAGATCGGCTTTGGATAAGTCCTGGTCACCTGATCCCGGATTACGGTATC
Above is a window of Paenibacillus sp. E222 DNA encoding:
- a CDS encoding YjfB family protein, which gives rise to MDIAALSMAMSQVSVAQSASLQVMSMSKDMAEQQGQQLTEMLKSVPAPHPNLGGSLDISV